A genomic window from Streptomyces brevispora includes:
- a CDS encoding TerD family protein, translated as MAREFQRGHKAKISDLTPGTDLYVGVQIAGPGLTFDISCFGLDANEQLSDDRYFIFFNQPKSPEESIQLLGPQAGDTESFRVTLDRIPASIHKLSFTATLDGAGQMAQVGPGYIRIVAGGEEVVRYAFTGSEFTTERAVMLGDFYLKDVWRFAAVGQGFDGGLDSLLKNFGGEVAEEAPAAAQPQSAVPSFAPPAQAAPAPSFGAPAAPQIPQPAPSFGGPAAPAPVPTPQQQQMHAAPTIVAPLAPLGGTVPPPPPPPPAPYGHPGQPSQQPQFGQFPGQPPAPYGQPAPAPYGQPAPAPYGQQPPGMPPGMPQGVPQGAPQTGAGLLAALQPYKETATGQRWTAQNHQLMRVDLTNGGGGVLARQGSMVMYQGKVDFGYKGAGFAGRIVGNATGQEMQLMRCTGRGQVFLAEDGSHLHTVELQGDGICVSAENVLAFDESLQYEVRRIEGHGIPGGALFTMQFQGTGTVVVKTHGVPVVLPVTPTTFADCNAVVAWSSASQVIVSSQVRLRRNAYPGHSGETVNLQFRGAPGNFIVVQPYEV; from the coding sequence ATGGCCAGGGAATTCCAACGCGGCCACAAGGCCAAGATCAGCGATCTCACACCGGGAACGGACCTGTACGTAGGTGTGCAGATCGCCGGCCCGGGACTGACCTTTGACATCAGCTGCTTCGGCCTCGACGCCAATGAGCAGCTCTCCGACGACCGGTATTTCATCTTCTTCAACCAGCCGAAGTCGCCCGAGGAGTCCATTCAGCTCCTCGGCCCCCAGGCCGGTGACACCGAGTCGTTCCGCGTGACTCTGGACCGCATTCCGGCGAGCATTCACAAACTCTCGTTCACTGCCACGCTGGACGGCGCCGGGCAGATGGCGCAGGTCGGTCCCGGATACATCCGGATCGTCGCGGGTGGCGAGGAAGTCGTCAGATACGCCTTCACCGGCTCGGAGTTCACGACCGAACGTGCGGTGATGCTGGGTGACTTCTACCTCAAGGACGTCTGGCGGTTCGCCGCTGTCGGCCAGGGCTTCGACGGCGGGCTCGACTCGCTGCTGAAGAACTTCGGAGGCGAGGTCGCCGAGGAGGCCCCCGCCGCCGCACAGCCGCAGTCCGCCGTCCCGTCGTTCGCCCCGCCCGCCCAGGCGGCACCGGCCCCGTCGTTCGGTGCCCCGGCCGCACCGCAGATCCCGCAGCCCGCACCGTCCTTCGGCGGACCGGCGGCGCCCGCGCCGGTGCCCACTCCGCAGCAGCAGCAGATGCATGCCGCGCCCACCATCGTGGCGCCGCTGGCCCCGCTGGGCGGTACCGTGCCGCCCCCGCCGCCGCCCCCGCCCGCTCCGTACGGACATCCGGGGCAGCCGTCCCAGCAGCCGCAGTTCGGGCAGTTCCCGGGACAGCCGCCGGCACCCTATGGGCAGCCGGCTCCCGCGCCGTACGGTCAGCCGGCTCCGGCCCCGTACGGTCAGCAGCCTCCCGGCATGCCGCCGGGGATGCCCCAGGGCGTACCGCAAGGGGCGCCGCAGACCGGGGCAGGTCTCCTGGCCGCGCTCCAGCCGTACAAGGAGACGGCCACCGGTCAGCGCTGGACCGCGCAGAACCATCAGCTCATGCGCGTCGACCTCACCAACGGCGGTGGGGGAGTGCTGGCCAGACAGGGCAGCATGGTGATGTACCAGGGCAAGGTCGACTTCGGCTACAAGGGCGCAGGTTTCGCGGGCCGGATCGTCGGCAACGCCACCGGTCAGGAGATGCAGCTGATGCGCTGTACCGGCCGGGGGCAGGTCTTCCTCGCCGAGGACGGCTCCCACCTGCACACCGTCGAGCTCCAGGGCGACGGCATCTGCGTCTCCGCGGAGAACGTCCTCGCGTTCGACGAGTCGCTGCAGTACGAGGTCCGCAGGATCGAGGGCCACGGCATCCCCGGTGGCGCCCTGTTCACCATGCAGTTCCAGGGCACCGGCACCGTCGTCGTGAAGACCCACGGCGTGCCGGTCGTCCTGCCCGTCACCCCCACCACCTTCGCCGACTGCAACGCCGTCGTGGCGTGGTCGTCGGCATCCCAGGTGATCGTCTCCAGCCAGGTCCGGCTGCGCCGCAACGCCTATCCCGGACACAGCGGAGAGACCGTGAACCTCCAGTTCCGGGGCGCGCCCGGCAACTTCATCGTCGTCCAGCCCTACGAGGTCTGA
- a CDS encoding WhiB family transcriptional regulator: MQLEAHAPSVPPSETIPPPGLTEDSTLTPLTALTALDDAIENLGVPVPCRSYDPEVFFAESPADVEYAKSLCRTCPLVEACLAGAKERREPWGVWGGELFIQGVVVARKRPRGRPRKHPVAA, translated from the coding sequence GTGCAACTCGAAGCGCACGCCCCGTCCGTACCGCCTTCCGAAACGATCCCCCCGCCCGGCCTCACGGAGGACTCCACCTTGACCCCGCTCACTGCGCTCACCGCGCTCGACGACGCCATCGAGAACCTCGGCGTGCCCGTCCCCTGCCGTTCCTATGACCCGGAGGTCTTCTTCGCCGAGTCGCCGGCCGATGTCGAGTACGCCAAGTCCCTCTGCCGTACCTGCCCGCTCGTCGAGGCTTGCCTCGCCGGCGCCAAGGAGCGCCGCGAGCCGTGGGGTGTCTGGGGTGGCGAGCTCTTCATCCAGGGCGTCGTCGTTGCCCGCAAGCGGCCGCGTGGCCGTCCGCGCAAGCACCCGGTCGCGGCGTGA
- a CDS encoding ATP-dependent DNA helicase UvrD2 — translation MTSATHSTLFPQVPDSADAVLDGLDPEQREVAMALQGPVCVLAGAGTGKTRAITHRIAYGVRAGILQPTSVLAVTFTNRAAGEMRGRLRQLGAGGVQARTFHSAALRQLQYFWPKAVGGDLPRLLERKVQLVAEAAARCGIRLDRNELRDVTSEIEWAKVTQTVPADYPAVVAKSQRDAPRDPAEISQVYAMYEQLKRERTVIDFEDVLLLTVGILQDRHDIADHVRRQYQHFVVDEYQDVSPLQQRLLDLWLGDRDNLCVVGDASQTIYSFTGATPDHLLNFRTRHPRATVVKLVRDYRSTPQVVHLANGLLGQARGRAAEHRLELVSQRERGPEPAYTEYADEPAEAEGTARRIRDLIAAGVPAGEIAVLYRVNSQSEVYEQALADAGVPYQLRGAERFFERAEVREAGVALRGAARAGGNDSLLDDAEGLPAEVRAVLSTKGWRSEPPAGSGAGRDRWESLAALVRLAEDFEQAKPGATLSDLVAELDERAAAQHAPTVQGVTLASLHSAKGLEWDAAFLVGLTEGMMPITYAKTDEQIEEERRLLYVGVTRARFHLSLSWSLARSPGGRSGRRPSRFLNGLRPGSVALGSRGATSGSGGGIERPVTARRKRRGPALCRVCGKTLTDAGEMKLMRCDDCPSDMDEALYERLHDWRAARARQISQPAYCVFTDKTLMAIAETVPGSEGELAGISGVGARKLGRFGAAVLDICAGGDGAEAPGEAVEEM, via the coding sequence GTGACATCAGCAACGCATTCCACCCTCTTCCCTCAGGTCCCCGACTCCGCCGACGCCGTCCTCGACGGGCTCGACCCCGAGCAGCGCGAGGTCGCCATGGCCCTGCAGGGCCCGGTGTGCGTGCTGGCCGGAGCCGGTACGGGCAAGACGCGGGCCATCACGCACCGCATCGCCTACGGGGTGCGCGCCGGGATACTCCAGCCGACGAGTGTGCTCGCCGTCACGTTCACCAACCGGGCCGCCGGCGAGATGCGGGGGCGGTTGCGCCAGCTCGGAGCCGGCGGGGTGCAGGCGCGGACCTTCCACTCCGCGGCCCTGCGCCAGCTCCAGTACTTCTGGCCGAAAGCCGTCGGTGGCGATCTGCCCCGGCTGCTGGAGCGCAAGGTCCAACTGGTGGCCGAGGCGGCGGCCCGCTGCGGTATCCGGCTCGACCGCAATGAGCTGCGCGATGTCACCAGCGAGATCGAGTGGGCCAAGGTCACCCAGACCGTCCCTGCCGACTACCCGGCCGTCGTCGCCAAGTCCCAGCGGGACGCCCCGCGCGATCCTGCCGAGATCTCGCAGGTCTACGCGATGTACGAGCAGCTGAAGCGGGAACGCACGGTGATCGACTTCGAGGACGTGCTGCTCCTGACCGTCGGCATCCTTCAGGACCGCCACGACATCGCCGACCACGTACGCCGTCAGTACCAGCACTTCGTCGTCGACGAGTACCAGGACGTCAGCCCGCTCCAGCAGCGGCTGCTCGACCTCTGGCTCGGCGACCGGGACAACCTCTGCGTCGTCGGCGACGCCAGCCAGACGATCTACTCCTTCACCGGAGCCACCCCCGACCACCTGCTGAACTTCCGCACCCGTCACCCCCGGGCCACCGTCGTCAAGCTCGTCCGGGACTACCGCTCCACACCCCAGGTGGTCCACCTGGCCAACGGGCTGCTCGGCCAGGCCCGGGGCAGGGCCGCCGAGCACCGGCTCGAACTCGTCTCGCAGCGCGAGCGCGGCCCCGAGCCCGCCTATACGGAGTACGCGGACGAGCCCGCAGAGGCCGAGGGCACCGCCCGCCGCATCCGCGACCTGATCGCCGCGGGCGTCCCGGCGGGCGAGATCGCCGTGCTCTACCGGGTCAACTCCCAGTCCGAGGTCTACGAGCAGGCCCTGGCCGACGCGGGTGTGCCGTACCAGCTGCGAGGTGCGGAGCGGTTCTTCGAACGCGCGGAGGTACGTGAGGCGGGCGTCGCCCTGCGCGGCGCTGCCCGCGCCGGGGGCAACGACTCCCTGCTGGACGATGCGGAGGGGCTGCCCGCCGAGGTTCGCGCGGTGCTCTCCACCAAGGGCTGGCGGAGCGAGCCGCCCGCCGGGTCCGGGGCGGGGCGAGACCGCTGGGAGTCCCTGGCCGCACTGGTCAGGCTCGCCGAGGACTTCGAACAGGCCAAACCGGGCGCGACCCTCTCCGACCTGGTCGCCGAACTGGACGAGCGGGCCGCGGCCCAGCACGCACCCACGGTCCAGGGAGTCACCCTGGCCTCGCTGCACTCGGCCAAGGGCCTGGAGTGGGACGCCGCGTTCCTGGTCGGACTGACCGAGGGCATGATGCCGATCACGTACGCCAAGACGGACGAACAGATCGAGGAGGAGCGCCGGCTGCTGTACGTCGGCGTCACCCGGGCCCGTTTCCACCTCTCGCTGTCGTGGTCACTGGCACGCTCGCCCGGCGGCCGGTCCGGCCGCCGCCCGAGCCGCTTCCTGAACGGGCTGCGCCCCGGCTCGGTGGCGCTGGGCAGCAGGGGCGCGACGAGCGGCAGCGGCGGCGGCATCGAGCGCCCGGTCACGGCCCGGCGCAAGCGGCGCGGGCCCGCGCTGTGCAGGGTGTGCGGCAAGACCCTGACCGACGCCGGTGAGATGAAGCTGATGCGCTGTGACGACTGCCCGTCCGACATGGACGAGGCGCTGTACGAGCGGCTGCACGACTGGCGGGCGGCGCGGGCGCGGCAGATCAGCCAGCCCGCCTACTGCGTGTTCACCGACAAGACGCTGATGGCCATCGCGGAGACGGTGCCCGGCAGCGAGGGTGAACTGGCTGGGATCTCCGGGGTCGGCGCGCGGAAGCTGGGCCGTTTCGGCGCCGCCGTGCTGGACATCTGCGCAGGTGGGGACGGGGCGGAGGCGCCTGGGGAGGCCGTCGAGGAGATGTGA
- a CDS encoding AIM24 family protein, producing the protein MNQQLAGYAPTPVTARMENHGHSMLKVAMATGQDLYARTGSMVAYEGFIQYEPNPPAVRQIASQWITGEGTPLMKCAGDGLLYLADYGADVVVINLNNDSLSVNGTNVLAFDGHLTWGVERVKGLAKFAGQGLWNVCISGTGWVAITSRGTPIVVDCGRGEDETYVDPDALVAWSPNLKVKGKRSFKAASLIGRGSGEAFQMAFSGEGIVVVQPSEDSTDRLRVRN; encoded by the coding sequence ATGAATCAGCAACTCGCGGGCTACGCCCCGACCCCCGTCACGGCCCGGATGGAGAACCACGGCCATTCGATGCTGAAGGTCGCCATGGCCACCGGCCAGGACCTGTACGCGCGTACCGGCTCGATGGTGGCGTACGAGGGCTTCATCCAGTACGAACCCAATCCGCCCGCTGTCCGCCAGATCGCCTCGCAGTGGATCACCGGCGAGGGCACGCCCTTGATGAAGTGCGCCGGTGACGGGCTGCTCTACCTCGCCGACTACGGCGCCGACGTGGTCGTCATCAATCTCAACAACGACTCCCTCTCGGTCAACGGCACCAACGTCCTCGCCTTCGACGGCCATCTCACCTGGGGTGTCGAGCGGGTCAAGGGGCTGGCCAAATTCGCCGGCCAGGGGCTGTGGAACGTCTGCATCTCCGGCACCGGCTGGGTCGCCATCACCTCCCGCGGCACACCGATCGTCGTCGACTGCGGGCGCGGCGAGGACGAGACCTATGTCGACCCCGACGCCCTGGTCGCGTGGTCCCCGAACCTCAAGGTGAAGGGCAAGCGCAGCTTCAAGGCCGCCTCGCTCATCGGGCGGGGCAGCGGAGAGGCGTTCCAGATGGCCTTCTCCGGCGAGGGGATCGTCGTCGTCCAGCCGAGCGAGGACAGTACCGACCGCCTCCGGGTCCGGAACTGA
- a CDS encoding AIM24 family protein, whose protein sequence is MQSPLFNYTEQQSQDRYTVQNPQLLRVSLTGHEDILARKGAMVAYQGLMEFDGEYQSHGQRRARASTGEGLDLMRCSGQGTVYLANLAQYVHVVDVDHDGMTVDSAYVLALDSSLHTEVIAVDSQYGISGTGKYQLNISGSGKVALMTSGQPLMLQVTPDKYVNADADAIVAWSSSLRVQMQAQTHSSGVMRRRGNTGEGWELSFLGQGFALVQPSEVLPPQSAQIGQGLAAQFGMGQQGSHAQNQNNAWN, encoded by the coding sequence ATGCAGAGTCCGCTTTTCAACTACACGGAACAGCAGTCCCAGGACCGGTACACGGTTCAGAACCCGCAGCTCCTTCGGGTCTCGCTGACCGGCCACGAGGACATCCTCGCCCGCAAGGGGGCCATGGTCGCGTACCAGGGGCTGATGGAGTTCGACGGCGAGTACCAGTCGCACGGACAGCGCCGGGCCCGCGCGAGCACCGGTGAGGGTCTCGACCTGATGCGCTGCTCCGGGCAGGGCACCGTCTACCTGGCCAACCTGGCGCAGTACGTCCATGTGGTGGATGTCGACCACGACGGCATGACGGTGGACAGCGCCTATGTCCTGGCGCTCGACTCGTCGCTCCACACCGAGGTCATCGCGGTGGACAGCCAGTACGGCATTTCGGGCACCGGTAAGTACCAGCTCAACATCTCCGGCAGCGGCAAGGTCGCCCTGATGACCTCCGGCCAGCCGCTGATGCTGCAGGTCACACCCGACAAGTACGTCAACGCCGACGCGGACGCCATCGTCGCCTGGTCCAGCTCCCTGCGCGTGCAGATGCAGGCCCAGACGCACTCATCGGGCGTGATGCGCCGACGCGGCAACACCGGCGAGGGCTGGGAGCTCAGCTTCCTCGGGCAGGGCTTCGCCCTGGTCCAGCCGAGCGAGGTGCTGCCGCCGCAGAGCGCCCAGATCGGCCAGGGGCTGGCTGCCCAGTTCGGCATGGGCCAGCAGGGATCCCATGCGCAGAACCAGAACAACGCCTGGAACTGA
- a CDS encoding ThiF family adenylyltransferase, with protein sequence MHPMLKPALRRAWRGRGTVQFGVTPAHAVKVGPMDIATGCFLELLDGTRGMPLLREEARALDLTDHQVDTLVVRLLDAGLIDDVRAGGPEADALRNRADVLERHRPDLASLSVVHPEPGGGMRRLAARRSMRVQVRGAGRVGAAVAAVLSGSGVGRVEVLDGGCAEPGDVSPGGLPPSATGERRDTSARQLVRRSAPGPAPRAAQASGGPTSGEPGLSLIVVAPRDSLSAYVPDPGTAGPWIASGTPHLYAGVIEATGFVGPLVLPGGTACAGCLDLNRRDRDPQWPRMLAQWQSGRRTAVQACDLGLATAVAGLAAAHALAFLDGELPACTGARWEAALPLLDWRSEQIPAHLDCSCGAGGHTEGVRTSGAGTAHDTMAG encoded by the coding sequence GTGCATCCGATGTTGAAACCCGCACTGCGCCGCGCATGGCGCGGCCGCGGCACCGTCCAATTCGGTGTGACGCCCGCACATGCGGTGAAGGTCGGCCCGATGGATATCGCGACGGGCTGTTTCCTGGAGCTGCTCGACGGAACACGCGGGATGCCGCTGTTGCGCGAGGAGGCCAGGGCGCTGGATCTCACCGACCACCAAGTGGACACGCTCGTCGTGCGGTTGCTGGACGCGGGCCTCATCGACGATGTGCGGGCCGGCGGACCGGAAGCCGATGCGTTACGGAACCGGGCGGACGTCCTGGAGCGTCACCGACCGGACCTGGCGTCACTCTCCGTCGTGCATCCCGAGCCCGGCGGAGGGATGCGCCGGCTGGCCGCCCGCCGCTCCATGCGCGTCCAGGTACGGGGAGCCGGCCGGGTCGGCGCGGCCGTCGCCGCGGTACTTTCCGGATCCGGGGTGGGCCGGGTCGAGGTCCTGGACGGCGGATGCGCCGAGCCGGGCGACGTCTCACCCGGGGGCCTGCCGCCCTCGGCGACCGGAGAGCGCCGGGACACCTCGGCCAGGCAACTCGTACGGCGCTCGGCCCCTGGTCCGGCGCCGCGGGCAGCACAGGCGTCGGGCGGGCCCACGAGCGGCGAGCCCGGCCTTTCCCTGATCGTGGTCGCCCCTCGCGACAGCCTCTCCGCCTACGTCCCCGATCCGGGCACCGCCGGGCCATGGATCGCCTCGGGCACACCCCACCTCTACGCCGGGGTGATCGAGGCCACCGGATTCGTGGGGCCCCTCGTACTGCCGGGAGGTACCGCGTGCGCGGGATGCCTGGACCTGAACCGGCGGGACCGGGACCCTCAGTGGCCGCGGATGCTGGCTCAGTGGCAGTCCGGGCGACGCACCGCCGTTCAGGCCTGTGACCTGGGCCTGGCGACCGCGGTGGCGGGTCTGGCGGCGGCCCACGCACTGGCCTTCCTCGACGGAGAACTGCCCGCCTGCACCGGGGCCCGATGGGAAGCCGCACTGCCTCTGTTGGACTGGCGGTCGGAACAGATCCCGGCGCACCTCGACTGTTCCTGTGGAGCGGGTGGGCACACTGAAGGGGTGCGCACCTCCGGGGCCGGCACGGCGCACGACACAATGGCCGGGTAA
- a CDS encoding NUDIX hydrolase, which translates to MSLHDEAVLVLKSYESGADAAQEELRLACLDHLALHPDGMWKACGAGHLTASALVIDPERGRVLLTLHRKLRKWLQMGGHCEPGDATPAGAALREAMEESGIAGLTLLAGGPVTLDRHPIPAPCNWHLDVQYAVLAPSGSTERISDESLDLRWFAYDEVAGVADSSVVRLMERTRAALAGVR; encoded by the coding sequence GTGAGCCTGCATGACGAAGCCGTTCTCGTACTGAAGAGCTACGAGAGCGGCGCGGACGCCGCCCAGGAGGAACTGCGCCTGGCTTGTCTGGACCATCTGGCGCTGCATCCCGACGGCATGTGGAAGGCCTGCGGGGCCGGGCATCTGACGGCCAGCGCGCTGGTCATCGACCCGGAGCGCGGCCGGGTGCTGCTCACGCTGCACCGGAAGCTGCGGAAGTGGCTGCAGATGGGCGGTCACTGCGAGCCCGGGGACGCCACGCCGGCCGGGGCGGCGCTGCGGGAGGCCATGGAGGAGTCCGGCATCGCCGGTCTGACGCTGCTGGCGGGCGGCCCGGTCACGCTGGACCGCCACCCGATCCCGGCGCCCTGCAACTGGCATCTGGACGTCCAGTACGCGGTACTGGCTCCGTCGGGCTCGACGGAGCGGATCAGTGACGAATCGCTGGACCTTCGATGGTTCGCCTACGACGAGGTCGCCGGGGTCGCCGACTCCTCGGTGGTGCGTCTGATGGAACGTACGCGGGCGGCACTGGCCGGCGTCAGGTAG
- a CDS encoding M48 family metallopeptidase → MPADPSPGFAGETPARSAGIHQRSAADHPPRGSATSAVEVRRSSRRSRTVSAYREGDRTIVLIPARMSEAEEQRWVGVMLDKLAAQESRRILGDSELAERAARLSAQYLEGRARPVSVRWVTNQNTRWGSCTPAEGSIRLSHRLQGMPEYVVDYVLVHELAHLLVPGHGPRFWRLLDAYPRTERARGYLEGVVAADRLPHLPAARGE, encoded by the coding sequence GTGCCCGCCGACCCGTCACCCGGCTTCGCCGGCGAGACCCCCGCGCGCAGCGCCGGAATCCATCAGCGCAGCGCGGCAGACCATCCGCCCCGCGGCTCGGCGACGAGCGCGGTCGAGGTCCGCAGGAGCTCCCGCCGCAGCAGAACGGTCTCCGCGTACCGGGAGGGTGATCGCACGATCGTGCTGATTCCCGCCAGGATGTCCGAGGCCGAGGAGCAGCGCTGGGTGGGCGTGATGCTCGACAAGCTGGCCGCCCAGGAGAGCAGACGCATCCTCGGCGACAGCGAACTCGCCGAGCGGGCGGCGCGGTTGTCCGCGCAGTATCTCGAGGGCCGGGCCAGACCCGTCTCGGTGCGGTGGGTGACCAATCAGAACACCCGGTGGGGGTCCTGCACCCCGGCCGAGGGCAGCATCCGCCTGTCGCACCGGCTGCAGGGCATGCCGGAGTACGTCGTCGACTATGTGCTCGTCCACGAACTGGCCCATCTCCTGGTGCCCGGACACGGTCCGAGGTTCTGGCGGCTCCTGGACGCCTACCCCCGGACCGAGCGGGCCCGCGGCTATCTCGAAGGGGTGGTGGCGGCCGACCGGCTGCCGCACCTGCCCGCCGCACGCGGCGAGTGA
- a CDS encoding ABC1 kinase family protein, with protein sequence MSDLPRKAVTRTAKLAALPLGFAGRATWGLGKRIGGKSAELVAREVQQRTADQLFKVLGELKGGAMKLGQALSVFESALPEEVAGPYRAALTKLQEAAPPMPNSTVHAVLAERLGEDWRELFLTFEDKPSAAASIGQVHRAVWHDGRNVAVKVQYPGAGEALLSDLTQLSRFARLLGPLIPGMDIKPLITELRDRVAEELDYEQEARSQREHAEEFADDPDVVVPGVVHQCDQVLVTEWIDGVPLADVIADGTAEQRDRAGQLLARFLFSGPARTGLLHADPHPGNFRLLPPEPAGGTDTDEPDDTAAAADGTEETGVAENTGASQWRLGVLDFGTVDRLPGGLPQTIGDSLRLTLQGDAEAVYERLREEGFVKDSIDLAPDAVLDYLRPIIEPALVEEFTFSRSWMRNQATRIADPRSPAHQLGKQLNLPPSYLLIHRVTLSTIGVLCQLGATVRLREELESWLPGFLPQDEEEWNEEEWAEDAPAELKAMDELKATDELEATDERDAADERDAADEPVEGATAGAEAK encoded by the coding sequence ATGTCTGATCTTCCCCGGAAGGCGGTCACCCGAACCGCCAAGCTGGCCGCGCTGCCATTGGGGTTCGCGGGCCGCGCCACCTGGGGGCTGGGCAAGCGCATCGGCGGGAAGTCCGCGGAGCTGGTCGCCCGCGAGGTACAGCAGCGCACCGCCGACCAGCTCTTCAAGGTCCTGGGTGAGTTGAAGGGCGGGGCGATGAAGCTGGGACAGGCCCTGTCCGTCTTCGAGTCCGCCCTGCCGGAGGAGGTCGCCGGCCCCTACCGCGCGGCCCTCACCAAACTCCAGGAGGCCGCCCCTCCGATGCCGAACAGCACGGTCCACGCGGTGCTGGCCGAACGGCTGGGTGAGGACTGGCGGGAGCTGTTCCTGACGTTCGAGGACAAGCCGTCAGCCGCTGCCTCGATCGGGCAGGTGCACCGGGCGGTGTGGCACGACGGGCGGAACGTCGCGGTGAAGGTGCAGTACCCGGGTGCCGGGGAGGCGCTGCTCTCGGACCTGACCCAGCTCAGCCGGTTCGCCCGGCTGCTCGGCCCGCTGATTCCCGGCATGGACATCAAGCCGCTGATCACGGAGCTGCGCGACCGGGTGGCGGAGGAACTGGACTACGAGCAGGAGGCGCGGTCGCAGCGGGAGCACGCCGAGGAGTTCGCGGACGATCCCGATGTCGTCGTCCCGGGCGTGGTCCACCAGTGCGATCAGGTACTGGTCACGGAGTGGATCGACGGTGTGCCGCTGGCCGATGTGATCGCCGACGGAACCGCGGAGCAGCGGGACCGGGCCGGGCAACTGCTGGCCCGGTTCCTCTTCTCCGGCCCTGCGCGCACCGGGCTGTTGCACGCCGACCCGCACCCGGGCAATTTCCGGCTGCTGCCCCCGGAACCGGCCGGTGGGACGGACACCGACGAACCCGACGACACGGCCGCCGCTGCCGACGGCACCGAGGAGACCGGCGTCGCGGAGAACACCGGGGCATCTCAATGGCGGCTCGGTGTACTCGACTTCGGGACGGTGGACCGGCTGCCGGGCGGACTGCCCCAGACCATCGGGGACTCGTTGCGGCTGACGCTCCAGGGCGACGCGGAGGCGGTGTACGAGCGGCTGCGCGAGGAGGGGTTCGTCAAGGACTCGATCGACCTCGCCCCGGACGCCGTGCTCGACTACCTCCGGCCGATCATCGAGCCGGCGTTGGTGGAGGAGTTCACCTTCAGCCGGAGCTGGATGCGCAATCAGGCCACCCGGATAGCGGATCCACGATCCCCCGCCCACCAGCTGGGCAAGCAACTGAATCTGCCGCCCTCCTATCTGCTGATACACCGGGTGACGTTGAGCACGATAGGCGTGCTGTGCCAGCTCGGCGCGACGGTCCGGCTGCGCGAGGAACTCGAGTCCTGGCTGCCTGGGTTCCTGCCGCAGGACGAGGAGGAGTGGAACGAGGAGGAATGGGCCGAAGACGCTCCGGCCGAGCTCAAGGCCATGGACGAGCTCAAGGCGACGGACGAGCTCGAGGCGACGGACGAACGCGATGCGGCGGACGAACGCGATGCGGCGGACGAGCCCGTGGAAGGTGCCACGGCCGGCGCGGAGGCAAAGTAG